Proteins from a genomic interval of Candidatus Omnitrophota bacterium:
- a CDS encoding decaprenyl-phosphate phosphoribosyltransferase: MKRVIDKAFWLFILARPKEWIKNSFALAPLVFSMHLTDLSACKRAVLAIVALCAASSFGYVLNDYLDRKSDAQHPIKKGRPIPAGRIRTWEAVAFGLALFVLAEFVAFGVDPLLGWVVNAYFVLTSLYSAYLKRKVIVDVLTIGCCFVLRVLAGGVAIGVVVSQWLVLCTFLLAIFLGFSKRRHELTQLGDSAREHRWVLTLYSKEFLDQMNLVTITLTLTCYIFYTISPETVARFGTTNLLYSVLIVMFGLFRYLFLVHKKGKGSPTEVLYTDRQIVVIVLLWTLYMILAIYTVPAIA, translated from the coding sequence ATGAAACGCGTGATCGACAAAGCCTTTTGGCTGTTTATCCTGGCCCGGCCCAAAGAGTGGATCAAAAACAGTTTTGCCCTGGCCCCGCTGGTTTTCTCCATGCATCTGACGGATCTGAGTGCTTGTAAGCGCGCAGTACTTGCTATTGTGGCCTTGTGCGCGGCGAGTAGTTTTGGTTATGTGCTCAACGACTACCTGGATCGCAAGAGCGATGCCCAGCATCCCATTAAGAAGGGCCGCCCGATTCCTGCCGGTCGTATCCGAACTTGGGAGGCGGTGGCTTTTGGCTTGGCTCTATTTGTTCTTGCGGAGTTTGTGGCATTTGGGGTAGATCCCTTGCTGGGTTGGGTGGTTAACGCCTACTTTGTGCTGACCTCCCTCTATTCGGCTTATCTCAAACGCAAGGTCATTGTCGACGTACTCACCATTGGCTGCTGTTTTGTTTTGAGGGTTTTGGCCGGAGGTGTGGCGATTGGTGTGGTAGTGTCGCAGTGGCTGGTGCTGTGCACCTTTTTGCTGGCCATCTTTCTTGGATTTAGCAAGCGCCGGCATGAGCTCACGCAGTTGGGCGATTCCGCAAGAGAGCACCGCTGGGTCCTGACCCTATACAGCAAAGAGTTCCTGGACCAGATGAATCTGGTCACCATTACGCTTACATTGACTTGCTATATCTTTTACACGATTTCACCGGAGACTGTGGCGCGCTTTGGTACGACCAACCTGCTTTACAGCGTGCTGATTGTGATGTTCGGTTTGTTCCGCTACCTTTTCCTGGTCCACAAAAAAGGAAAAGGCTCTCCCACCGAAGTTCTCTATACCGACCGCCAGATTGTGGTGATTGTCTTGCTGTGGACGCTGTATATGATACTGGCAATCTATACTGTGCCGGCGATTGCATAA